The following nucleotide sequence is from Planifilum fimeticola.
TGGGTTCGTCCTGAACATATAAAAACCTTCCTTCGGAATTGTTTTATTCCGAATTCAACAAAAAAGGCTGTTGACCCTTCTTTGTCAACAGCCTCAGGTTGCCAACATGGTTGGCAACCTTTTTTTCGACAAGCTGAAAGTCGGCTCCGCAGGCTGCGTCCCTCCGATGGCCCTGCGCGCTTTTCCGACCGAAAGGGAAAGAAAAGCGGTCCCAGGCGCGGGGGACTCATCCCTTCCTTTCTCAATCCCTGACGAGATTTTTGAGTATGAACAAGGCGTTGGCGGGCCGCTCGGCGATCCGCCGGGTGAAGTAGGGGTACCAGTCTTTCCCGTAGGGGGTGTAGACGCGAACCTTGTACCCTTCCTCGGCCAGTTGCCGCTGCAGTCCGCCCCGCACCCCGTAGAGCATCTGGAATTCGTACAAATCCTTCGGGATATGGTTTTCCTTCACGAAGGATTTGGTCCATTCGATGATCTTTTCATCATGGGTGGCCACCGCTGTGTAACAGCCGTTTTTCAGGTGCATCGCCACCAGCCGCTTGTAATTTTCATCCACGTCCCCTTTGTCCGGGTAGGCCACTTCCTTCGGTTCCTTGTAAGCCCCCTTGACGATCCGCAGGTTGACACCCAATTCACCGAGATCCTTCACGTCCGATTCGGACCGGTACAGATAAGACTGGATCACCAGGCCGATATGTTCCTTGCCCACCTTTTTCAGCAGGGTTTTGAATATGTCGATGGTGGCCTTCACCCTCGGGGAGTCCTCCATGTCGATCCGCACGAAATTTTCGCTTTCCTTGGCCTTCAGGGCGATCCGTTCCATGTTTTCCAGGCAAAACTCATAATCGATGTCGAGCCCCAGCTGGGTAAGTTTTACGGAGACGTTGGAGTCGACCCCGCTTTCCGCGATGGCGTCGAAGATGTCGATGGCGGATTGGGTGGCTTCCAGTGCTTCCTCCCGGGTGGTCACGCTTTCGCCCAGGTGGTCCAGGGTGACCAGAAGTCCGTCCCGGTTGAGGGATTTGACCGTTTCAATCGCCTGTCCCAGCGTTTCCCCCGCCACAAACCGGGAGGCCCCCAGGCGCATGCCGTACCGGGTGACGAAGCGGGACACCAGCCGGTTGCCGGCGAGGGTGAGTACAGCTCTTCGGGACAACGACATGTTTCCACCTTCTTTCGTTGGTTGAACGGGTGTCTTGAACCGTAACCATTATACGAGTCCTTCGTGGGAGTGACAATAGGAAACGCTTTCAAAGTTAGTATGGATCAGTCAGGGTTCCTTCATTTGAAGAAGAAAAAAACCTTGGGTTAAAATAAGGGGGGACTGGGGCCTGATGGAACTTCCCCGGTGGAAGATCTGTCCGGAAGGAGCGTCTTCGGGCCGCAAGCAGGTGGCCTTTTTCCGTACGGGTGAGGAAAACGGCCAATCTGCGAACTTGCCGAGCCATATCAGAGGAGGGGTAAAATGGTCGTTGATTTTCGGAACGAGCCGTTCACCGATTTTTCCAAGGAAGAGAACCGGCGGGCTTTTGAAGAGGCTTTGGAAACCGTCCGGGCCCAGCTGGGAAGGGAGTACGACCTGATCATCGGCGGCGAGCGGATTCGGACGGAGGAGAAAATCCGCTCCATCAACCCGTCCAATGTGGACGAGACGATCGGCTATGTCTCCAAGGCGAACCAGG
It contains:
- a CDS encoding proline dehydrogenase family protein, giving the protein MSLSRRAVLTLAGNRLVSRFVTRYGMRLGASRFVAGETLGQAIETVKSLNRDGLLVTLDHLGESVTTREEALEATQSAIDIFDAIAESGVDSNVSVKLTQLGLDIDYEFCLENMERIALKAKESENFVRIDMEDSPRVKATIDIFKTLLKKVGKEHIGLVIQSYLYRSESDVKDLGELGVNLRIVKGAYKEPKEVAYPDKGDVDENYKRLVAMHLKNGCYTAVATHDEKIIEWTKSFVKENHIPKDLYEFQMLYGVRGGLQRQLAEEGYKVRVYTPYGKDWYPYFTRRIAERPANALFILKNLVRD